One window from the genome of Garra rufa chromosome 1, GarRuf1.0, whole genome shotgun sequence encodes:
- the LOC141344664 gene encoding epoxide hydrolase 4 — protein MSNSLMHLLLLPTRLSLWILSLVYYILVYGTAGLTACLVFIRIAWTGFRDPNGTFQWTVRKKPPDCLKDPALGEHAYLKGRSSGLRFHYVTKGDHRKPLMLFLHGFPENWYSWRYQLQEFSSHYHTVALDLRGCGDSDAPDRLEEYSLETLLYDIRDTIDELGHTSCILVGHDWGGMLAWHFALERPDMVQLLIVMNAPHPASWLDAVLRRPSQLLRTGHACFFQLPMLPEIILSLEDFKLVRSLFCSKNLGIRNKSKWLTETQLEGYLYRLSQPGGLTGPLNYFRSLLSNTLYKHQDVGVPCMLIWGEADNVLVEGMSGGTRPYVRGPVVIHTIPECSHWVQQDQPETVNKLIWDFVLDKDIIKHNHSLPLRK, from the exons ATGAGCAATTCTTTGATGCACCTGCTTTTATTACCAACTCGACTAAGTTTATGGATTCTGTCCTTAGTGTATTACATTCTCGTGTACGGCACAGCTGGACTCACTGCTTGTTTGGTTTTTATCCGAATTGCCTGGACTGGTTTTAGGGATCCAAATGGAACTTTTCAGTGGACCGTCCGAAAGAAACCCCCAGACTGCCTGAAGGACCCTGCACTTGGTGAACATGCATATCTGAAGGGCAGG AGCTCAGGCTTGAGGTTTCATTATGTAACCAAAGGAGACCACAGGAAGCCCCTAATGCTGTTTCTTCATGGTTTCCCAGAAAACTG GTACTCCTGGCGTTACCAATTACAGGAGTTCAGTAGTCATTACCACACGGTGGCGCTAGATCTGCGTGGCTGCGGAGATTCTGACGCGCCCGACCGGCTGGAGGAATATTCACTGGAGACACTCTTATATGACATCAGAGACACTATCGATGAACTGG GTCACACAAGTTGTATACTGGTGGGCCATGACTGGGGTGGGATGCTGGCATGGCATTTTGCTCTGGAAAGACCAGACATGGTGCAACTTCTGATCGTCATGAACGCCCCTCATCCTGCCTCATGGCTGG ACGCAGTTCTGAGAAGACCCTCTCAGCTGTTGCGCACAGGACATGCCTGCTTCTTCCAGTTACCGATGCTGCCAGAAATCATTTTGTCCCTTGAGGATTTTAAG TTGGTACGAAGTCTATTTTGTAGCAAGAATTTGGGCATCAGGAACAAATCCAAATGGCTGACTGAGACTCAGCTGGAGGGGTACCTATACCGACTCTCCCAACCCGGAGGACTCACAGGCCCTCTGAACTACTTTCGTTCTCTTCTCAG TAATACTCTGTACAAGCATCAGGATGTCGGTGTGCCCTGCATGTTAATTTGGGGTGAGGCAGACAATGTGCTTGTTGAGGGCATGTCCGGTGGGACGCGGCCTTATGTAAGGGGTCCAGTCGTCATCCACACTATTCCCGAATGCAGCCACTGGGTTCAGCAAGATCAACCTGAAACAGTCAACAAACTCATTTGGGACTTTGTTCTGGATAAGGACATCATAAAACACAATCACTCATTGCCTTTGAggaaatga